In Bubalus bubalis isolate 160015118507 breed Murrah chromosome 3, NDDB_SH_1, whole genome shotgun sequence, a genomic segment contains:
- the SLC16A3 gene encoding monocarboxylate transporter 4, with protein sequence MGGAVIDEGPTGIKAPDGGWGWAILWGCFVITGFSYAFPKAVSVFFKELMREFGIGYSDTAWISSILLAMLYGTGPLCSVCVNRFGCRPVMLAGGLLASLGMVSASFCGSIIQLYLTTGVLTGLGLALNFQPSLIMLNRYFNKRRPMANGLAAAGSPVFLCALSPLGQVLQDHYGWRGGFLILGGLLLNCCVCAALMRPLEAPGQSSGSGPAPQRPPRRLLDLSVFRDRGFVIYALAASIMVLGLFVPPVFVVSYAKDLGVPDTQAAFLLTILGFVDIFARPTAGFITGLKKVRPYSVYLFSFAMFFNGFADLTGSTASNYGGLVVFCIFFGISYGMVGALQFEVLMAIVGTQKFSSAIGLVLLLEAIAVLIGPPSGGKLLDATHVYQYVFILAGAEVLASSLVLVLGNFFCIRKRPETATEEERHKPPEDVRVDSQEVEQFLKTEPEKNGEVVHTPETSV encoded by the exons ATGGGAGGGGCAGTGATCGACGAGGGACCGACCGGCATCAAGGCCCCGgatgggggctggggctgggccatCCTTTGGGGCTGTTTCGTCATCACGGGCTTCTCCTACGCCTTCCCCAAGGCGGTCAGCGTCTTCTTCAAGGAACTCATGCGAGAGTTTGGGATAGGCTACAGTGACACGGCCTGGATCTCCTCCATCCTGCTGGCCATGCTGTATGGGACAG GCCCACTCTGCAGCGTGTGTGTGAATCGCTTTGGCTGCCGGCCAGTCATGCTTGCGGGCGGCCTCTTGGCATCCCTGGGCATGGTGTCTGCGTCCTTCTGTGGAAGCATCATCCAGCTCTACCTCACCACAGGGGTCCTTACTG GCTTGGGTTTGGCGCTCAACTTCCAGCCCTCGCTCATCATGCTCAACCGCTACTTCAACAAGCGGCGCCCCATGGCCAACGGGCTGGCGGCAGCAGGCAGCCCGGTGTTCCTGTGCGCCCTGTCCCCACTGGGGCAGGTGCTGCAAGACCACTATGGCTGGCGGGGCGGCTTCCTCATCCTGGGTGGCCTGCTGCTCAATTGCTGCGTGTGTGCTGCGCTCATGCGGCCCCTGGAGGCGCCCGGGCAGAGTTCAGGTTCGGGGCCTGCACCCCAGCGGCCGCCCCGGCGGCTGTTGGACCTGAGCGTCTTCAGGGACCGTGGCTTCGTCATCTATGCCCTGGCTGCCTCCATCATGGTGCTGGGGCTATTTGTACCACCTGTGTTCGTGGTGAGCTATGCCAAGGACCTGGGGGTGCCCGACACCCAGGCGGCCTTCCTGCTCACCATCCTGGGCTTCGTCGACATCTTTGCTAGGCCCACCGCTGGCTTCATCACGGGGCTCAAGAAGGTGCGGCCCTACTCTGTCTACCTCTTCAGCTTCGCCATGTTCTTCAACGGCTTCGCCGACCTCACGGGATCCACTGCCAGCAACTACGGTGGGCTGGTGGTCTTCTGCATCTTCTTCGGCATCTCCTATGGCATGGTGGGGGCCCTGCAGTTTGAGGTGCTCATGGCCATCGTGGGCACCCAGAAGTTCTCCAGCGCCATTGGCCTCGTGCTGCTGCTGGAGGCCATAGCTGTGCTCATTGGGCCGCCGTCCGGAG gcaagcTCCTGGATGCGACCCACGTCTACCAGTATGTGTTTATCCTGGCGGGGGCCGAGGTGCTGGCCTCCTCCCTTGTGCTGGTGCTGGGTAACTTCTTCTGCATTAGGAAGAGGCCTGAGACGGCCACAGAGGAGGAGCGCCACAAGCCCCCGGAGGATGTCAGGGTGGACTCCCAGGAGGTGGAGCAGTTCCTCAAGACGGAGCCTGAGAAGAACGGGGAGGTGGTTCACACCCCGGAAACGAGCGTCTGA